In Chanodichthys erythropterus isolate Z2021 chromosome 11, ASM2448905v1, whole genome shotgun sequence, a single window of DNA contains:
- the gpr78b gene encoding G-protein coupled receptor 26 yields the protein MDFAEILFALFIVVVAIVSLLSNLLVLLCFIHSSEIRRQVPGVFTMNLSFCNILISVLNMPSTFMGIVKHQQPFGDCLCATLSFLETFLTANSMLSMAALSIDRWIAVVFPLSYSCKMRYQDALVMVCYSWLHSFTFSLIPVFFSWFDYSPIYASCTLHLSEESARIKFTVFTIVFHATSFMLSLLILCVTYLKVLKVARFHCKRIDIITMQTLFLLVDIHPSVKQRCLSEQKRRKQRATKKISIFIGSFIICFAPYVITRLTELLPFVDVNRHWGIVSKCLTYSKAASDPFAYSLLRQQYKKVLITVANRLLKRDLNPSSGHSSSMDTENDYSLQRIS from the exons ATGGACTTTGCGGAAATTCTATTTGCTTTGTTCATCGTTGTGGTTGCGATTGTTTCTTTGTTGTCGAACTTACTGGTGTTGCTATGTTTCATCCACAGCAGCGAAATACGCCGACAGGTGCCAGGGGTGTTCACCATGAACTTGTCGTTTTGCAACATACTGATTTCTGTCCTGAACATGCCGTCCACTTTCATGGGGATTGTAAAGCACCAGCAACCTTTTGGGGACTGCCTGTGTGCCACGCTCAGTTTTCTGGAAACCTTTCTGACAGCAAATAGCATGCTGAGCATGGCAGCCCTCAGTATAGACCGCTGGATCGCTGTGGTTTTCCCGCTGAGTTACTCTTGCAAAATGCGCTACCAGGACGCGTTGGTTATGGTGTGTTATTCGTGGCTTCACTCCTTCACTTTCTCTCTCATCCCGGTGTTTTTCTCATGGTTTGACTACAGTCCCATTTACGCATCCTGCACGTTGCATTTGAGCGAGGAGAGCGCGCGGATTAAGTTTACTGTGTTCACCATTGTCTTTCATGCCACCAGTTTCATGCTCTCGCTCCTGATTTTGTGCGTTACATACTTAAAGGTGTTAAAAGTTGCACGCTTTCACTGCAAGAGGATTGATATTATAACCATGCAGACCCTCTTCTTACTGGTAGATATTCATCCGAG TGTTAAGCAGCGCTGTCTTTCAGAACAAAAGAGGAGAAAACAACGCGCTACTAAGAAGATCAGCATTTTCATTGGCTCTTTCATCATCTGTTTCGCCCCTTATGTTATTACAAG GTTGACTGAACTGCTTCCCTTTGTGGATGTCAACCGACATTGGGGTATTGTCAGCAAGTGTTTAACATACAGCAAGGCAGCTTCAGATCCTTTCGCCTATTCCCTCCTGCGGCAGCAGTACAAGAAGGTCTTGATAACAGTGGCCAATCGCCTGTTGAAGCGTGATTTAAACCCTTCCTCTGGACACAGCAGCTCTATGGACACAGAGAATGACTACAGTCTTCAGAGAATCAGCTAA
- the LOC137030267 gene encoding cellular tumor antigen p53-like codes for MSDGEQFELPMSQGKFEQIWMELGVGELIKELPRTNSDAWLSAALPDGPFTDGFDLDLPGTTDTAVPAPDVAPVVDNLPPPATIVPSISDYPGEYDFQLRFNQSSTTKSATSTYSQILNKLYCQLAKTCPVDVLVGREPPQGAMLRATAIYKKSEHVSEVVIRCPHHQSVAENNEGVSHRSHLIRVEGSQKIQYHEDPNTKRHSVTLPYESPQLGSVATTILLNFMCNSSCMGGMNRRPILTILTLETFEGQVLGRQCFEVRVCACPGRDRKTEEDNLKKTKGDVVTGSKRKRQTSDQLKEPVPVADLDFSKRIKNDDEEIYTLHVHGRKRFEMLKTINASLELMHMVPVADQEKYRQKRCASKYDQSSLQPKSGKKILKDSE; via the exons ATGAGTGATGGCGAGCAGTTTGAGCTGCCCATGAGCCAGGGCAAGTTTGAGCAGATTTGGATGGAGTT AGGAGTTGGTGAGCTGATCAAGGAGCTGCCTCGTACAAACAGTGATGCTTGGCTTTCTGCT GCATTGCCCGATGGACCTTTCACAGATGGCTTTGACCTGGATCTCCCGGGGACCACTGACACTGCTGTTCCTGCTCCTGATGTGGCGCCAGTTGTGGACAACCTTCCACCTCCTGCAACTATAGTGCCCTCCATCTCTGACTATCCTGGGGAATATGATTTCCAGTTACGCTTTAATCAGTCCAGCACTACAAAGTCGGCAACATCCACA TATTCTCAAATACTGAATAAGCTGTACTGTCAGCTTGCAAAAACATGTCCTGTGGATGTGCTTGTGGGCAGAGAACCACCTCAGGGTGCCATGCTGCGAGCCACAGCAATTTATAAGAAATCGGAGCATGTTTCTGAGGTGGTAATCCGCTGTCCACACCACCAGAGTGTCGCTGAGAACAACGAag GTGTTTCTCACCGTAGTCATCTCATCCGTGTGGAGGGCAGTCAAAAAATCCAGTACCACGAAGATCCAAACACCAAGAGGCATAGTGTGACGCTGCCTTACGAGTCCCCACAG CTGGGTTCAGTGGCAACCACCATATTACTGAACTTCATGTGCAATAGCAGCTGTATGGGTGGGATGAATAGGAGGCCAATTCTCACCATACTAACCCTGGAGACATTTGA AGGACAGGTTCTTGGTCGCCAATGTTTTGAAGTTCGAGTGTGTGCATGTCCAGGCCGTGACCGCAAAACGGAGGAAGACAACCTGAAAAAGACTAAAGGGGACGTGGTTACTGGGTCAAAGAGAA AGCGTCAGACTTCTGATCAATTAAAAGAGCCAGTCCCTGTGGCTGATCTTGATTTTAGCAAGAGGATCAAGAATGACGATGAGGAGATCTACACTCTGCAC GTGCATGGACGAAAGCGTTTCGAAATGTTGAAGACTATAAACGCTAGTTTGGAGCTTATGCACATGGTGCCAGTTGCTGACCAAGAAAAGTACAGGCAAAAACG ATGTGCCTCAAAATATGATCAGTCCAGTCTGCAGCCGAAGAGTggcaaaaaaatcttaaaagatTCAGAATAA